The Equus quagga isolate Etosha38 chromosome 12, UCLA_HA_Equagga_1.0, whole genome shotgun sequence genome includes a region encoding these proteins:
- the DSTN gene encoding destrin isoform X1, translating into MASGVQVADEVCRIFYDMKVRKCSTPEEIKKRKKAVIFCLSADKKCIIVEEGKEILVGDVGVTITDPFKHFVGMLPEKDCRYALYDASFETKESRKEELMFFLWAPELAPLKSKMIYASSKDAIKKKFQGIKHECQANGPEDLNRACIAEKLGGSLIVAFEGCPV; encoded by the exons gCCTCAGGAGTGCAAGTTGCTGATGAAGTATGTCGCATTTTTTATGACATGAAAGTTCGGAAGTGCTCCACACCcgaagaaatcaagaaaagaaagaaggctgtTATTTTTTGTCTCAGTGCAGACAAAAAGTGCATCATTGTAGAAGAAGGCAAAGAGATCTTGGTTGGAGATGTTGGTGTAACCATAACCGATCCTTTCAAGCATTTTGTGGGAATGCTTCCTGAAAAAGATTGTCGCTATGCTTTGTATGATGCAAGCTTTGAAACCAAGGAATCCAGAAAAGAGGAGTTGATGTTTTTTTTGTG GGCACCAGAACTAGCACctctgaaaagtaaaatgatcTATGCGAGCTCCAAGGATGCaatcaaaaagaaatttcaag GCATAAAACACGAATGTCAAGCAAATGGGCCAGAAGACCTCAATCGGGCTTGTATTGCTGAAAAGCTAGGTGGATCCTTAATTGTAGCCTTTGAAGGATGCCCTGTGTAG
- the DSTN gene encoding destrin isoform X2 — MASGVQVADEVCRIFYDMKVRKCSTPEEIKKRKKAVIFCLSADKKCIIVEEGKEILVGDVGVTITDPFKHFVGMLPEKDCRYALYDASFETKESRKEELMFFLWAPELAPLKSKMIYASSKDAIKKKFQASTLPQCNRKDSEWISHHP; from the exons gCCTCAGGAGTGCAAGTTGCTGATGAAGTATGTCGCATTTTTTATGACATGAAAGTTCGGAAGTGCTCCACACCcgaagaaatcaagaaaagaaagaaggctgtTATTTTTTGTCTCAGTGCAGACAAAAAGTGCATCATTGTAGAAGAAGGCAAAGAGATCTTGGTTGGAGATGTTGGTGTAACCATAACCGATCCTTTCAAGCATTTTGTGGGAATGCTTCCTGAAAAAGATTGTCGCTATGCTTTGTATGATGCAAGCTTTGAAACCAAGGAATCCAGAAAAGAGGAGTTGATGTTTTTTTTGTG GGCACCAGAACTAGCACctctgaaaagtaaaatgatcTATGCGAGCTCCAAGGATGCaatcaaaaagaaatttcaag CTTCAACACTTCCACAGTGTAATCGAAAAGATTCAGAGTGGATTTCTCATCATCCCTAG